In 'Nostoc azollae' 0708, the following are encoded in one genomic region:
- a CDS encoding DevA family ABC transporter ATP-binding protein gives MINTQPVIAIQNINHYYGRGALRKQILFDINLEIYAGEIVIMTGPSGSGKTTLLSLIGGLRSVQEGSLKFLGTELSGSSQSKLVQSRRNIGYIFQAHNLLGFLTARQNVQMAVELNNTISQSEAIKKSEAMLGSVGLAERINYYPDNLSGGQKQRIAIARALVNHPPLVLADEPTAALDKQSGRDVVEIMQRLAKEQGTAILLVTHDNRILDIADRIVEMEDGLLTRDAQNVVSSPKVAEGV, from the coding sequence ATGATCAACACACAACCTGTAATCGCCATTCAAAATATTAACCATTACTACGGCAGAGGTGCGCTTAGAAAACAAATTCTATTTGATATTAATCTAGAAATATATGCCGGAGAAATTGTGATTATGACTGGTCCATCTGGTTCAGGTAAAACTACATTACTGAGCTTAATAGGTGGGTTGCGGTCTGTACAGGAAGGAAGTTTAAAATTTTTAGGTACAGAACTTTCAGGCTCCAGTCAAAGTAAACTAGTGCAAAGCAGACGTAATATAGGTTATATTTTTCAAGCTCACAATTTACTAGGATTCTTAACTGCTAGGCAAAATGTGCAAATGGCAGTCGAATTAAATAATACTATTTCTCAATCAGAAGCTATTAAGAAGTCAGAAGCAATGTTGGGATCAGTTGGCTTGGCAGAACGAATAAACTACTATCCAGACAATCTATCTGGTGGGCAAAAACAAAGAATAGCCATCGCCCGCGCCCTAGTCAATCATCCTCCATTAGTCCTAGCAGATGAACCCACCGCCGCATTAGATAAACAATCAGGACGTGATGTGGTAGAAATCATGCAGCGTCTGGCCAAAGAACAAGGAACTGCTATTTTATTAGTCACCCATGATAACCGCATCTTAGATATAGCCGATCGCATCGTCGAGATGGAAGACGGTTTATTAACTCGTGATGCCCAAAATGTAGTTAGTAGTCCCAAGGTAGCAGAAGGAGTTTAA